ACAGTCCCATGGCAAAGACATTTACAAGAGAAGAATTGAAAAAATATGATGGGCAAAACGGGAATCCAGCTTATGTAGCAATTAATAATCGTGTCTATGATGTAACTCATATTCCTGCATGGCAAGATGGCACCCATCATGGAAATAAGGCAGAATTGGCTTTGACAGATGTTCTGTTTGATTACTCTCCGCATAAAGACCGTGTATTGGCAAATCTACCCAAGGTGGGAACTTTAGTGGGAGAAGAATAAATGAATGTTGAAGTAAAAACGCTAAGTGAAATGACCGCTCAAGAATGGTGTAGATTAGCAGAAGAACGGATAAAAGTATTTGTTGTTGAGCAAGAATGTCCTTATCAAGAAATTGATGAACAGGATTATCAAGCTCACCATTTAATGCTGAAGGATGACCAGGGAGACTTAGTAGGTTATACGCGAATTATGGCTAAGGACAGCTCTCATGCGACTTTTGGCCGCGTATTAGTTTTAAAACAATTTCGTGGACATGAATACGGACGTCAGCTAGTTCAGGCAACGGTCGATGAAACTAAGCGTCTTTTCCCAAATAAGACAATTCAAATTCAAGCTCAAGCATATCTTAAAGAGTTTTACGCATCGTTTGGATTTAAGCCGATTTCAGATGTTTACCTTGAAGACAATATTCCGCACTTAGATATGATATTAGATTAAATGGCAAGAGAAGTTTTGATTCTAGGTGCAACGGGAAAAATTGCTGGACACGCAATTGATGCATTGTTAGCAAATGGCAATGATGAATTATTACTATTTACTCGGCACCCACAAAATATGAATGTTGTCGATGAAAATCGTGAAACAGTTATTAAAGGGGATGTCCTAAATATTGGCGATTTAGAGCCAGCGATTGAACGAGCAGATGTAGTTTATGCTAATCTACGAAATCCTGAAATTACGCAACAAGCTAAAAATATTGTCAGCTTAATGGAAAAATATGCTGTAAAGCCGTTAGTCTGGATTTCCTCGATTGGAATCTATGATGAAGTTCCAGGTAAATTTGGTGAGTGGAATAATGAAATGTTAGGTGGCGGCCAGAAAGATAGTTATTTAGGAACTTATCGCAGTGCTGCCGATGTAATTGAAAATTCAACCCTTGATTACACAATCATTCGACCAGCATGGTTAACAGATAAGGATGAAGTGGATTACGAAACGACTGCAAAAGGAGAACCATTTAAAGGTACCGAGGTCTCGCGAAAGTCAATTGGTAATTTTGTAGCAAAAATTATTGATGATCCGGCACCATATGCACGAAAAAACTTTGGTGTGAATAAACCAAATACAGACGGAGATAAACCTGCTTGGTATTAAATGGTCGAAAAAGATTGTCCGATTGAGAATACGCTTAAGTTAATAAACGGAAAGTGGAAAAGCGTAATTATATATCAAATTAGTGAATATGAGCCTTGTCGTTTTTCGGAGTTGCAAAAATTAATTCCAGATTGTTCAAAGAGAATGTTGGCTCTTCAACTAAAGGACTTAGAGGGAGCAAATATTATACAAAAGCGTGTTTATTCGACAGTGCCGCCTAAGACTGAGTATTCATTGACGGAAGTAGGAAAAAGTTTGGTACCAATAATTAGGTCAATTAACCAGTGGGGCAAAAAATATACTAAAAAATAAATGAATTCACAATTTAACAGTTTAGCTGCAAATCGTCGTTCAATCTATGCGCTTGGTGATAATCTTTCACAAACACCAGAAGAAATTTTTGACTTAGTGAAGCAAACAATCAAAAACTCACCAACTGCTTTTAATAGTCAAACAGTACGGGCAGTCGTATTATTTGGCAAGTCATCAGATAAAGTATGGGAAATCGTTGAGGATGCTTTACGCAAAATCGCTAAGAGTCCAGATGCTTTTGAACAAACAAAGTCAAAAATTGATAGTTTCAAGGCAGGCTATGGAACGATCCTCTACTTTACTGACACTACAATTGTGCATCAATTAGAGAATGA
The genomic region above belongs to Limosilactobacillus reuteri and contains:
- a CDS encoding cytochrome b5 domain-containing protein, giving the protein MAKTFTREELKKYDGQNGNPAYVAINNRVYDVTHIPAWQDGTHHGNKAELALTDVLFDYSPHKDRVLANLPKVGTLVGEE
- a CDS encoding GNAT family N-acetyltransferase translates to MNVEVKTLSEMTAQEWCRLAEERIKVFVVEQECPYQEIDEQDYQAHHLMLKDDQGDLVGYTRIMAKDSSHATFGRVLVLKQFRGHEYGRQLVQATVDETKRLFPNKTIQIQAQAYLKEFYASFGFKPISDVYLEDNIPHLDMILD
- a CDS encoding NAD(P)H-binding protein; this encodes MAREVLILGATGKIAGHAIDALLANGNDELLLFTRHPQNMNVVDENRETVIKGDVLNIGDLEPAIERADVVYANLRNPEITQQAKNIVSLMEKYAVKPLVWISSIGIYDEVPGKFGEWNNEMLGGGQKDSYLGTYRSAADVIENSTLDYTIIRPAWLTDKDEVDYETTAKGEPFKGTEVSRKSIGNFVAKIIDDPAPYARKNFGVNKPNTDGDKPAWY
- a CDS encoding winged helix-turn-helix transcriptional regulator; protein product: MVEKDCPIENTLKLINGKWKSVIIYQISEYEPCRFSELQKLIPDCSKRMLALQLKDLEGANIIQKRVYSTVPPKTEYSLTEVGKSLVPIIRSINQWGKKYTKK
- a CDS encoding nitroreductase family protein, which gives rise to MNSQFNSLAANRRSIYALGDNLSQTPEEIFDLVKQTIKNSPTAFNSQTVRAVVLFGKSSDKVWEIVEDALRKIAKSPDAFEQTKSKIDSFKAGYGTILYFTDTTIVHQLENDYPSYAANFANWAEQGLGGAQQAVWTALAEQGIGASLQHYNPLIDDAIHQVFNLPADWQLRAEMPFGSIEAPAGEKAQLDDEEMFKLIK